GCATTTTCCAGACTGTAGAGGGGAACATTATGCTCGACGGAAGTAAACCGCTCTGCCAGTTTGTCGCCCACGCGCTGGGTGGGACTCTCCGGTACAATCAGATCGGGATATTGGCTTTCCAGGTCTTGGAGTTGGCGATAGAGGCGATCGTATACACTATCCTCCATAATCGGATTATCCAGCACATAATAGGCATAACTCGCCTTTTGCAACTGTTCCCGCAGCCGACTCACCTGTTGCACAATTTCCGCAGAAGCCACAATACCTTACTCCATTGAGCGATGATTGATTTTTCAATTCTAAATCAGTTACCAGATGGTATTGATAGTAGACAATTGAATTTTACGATCGCGGCTGATGAGCGGTACATTATGGTAAACTGCTGTAGCAGCAATGATGCGATCGCGAAGATCGGGGACTTGAGTGCGATCGAGGCTTTGCATGGTTTGAGCAATATCACGATTAAAAGGAACTTCCACAATTACCTGAAGCATTAAATATCCTCCCTGGGAAAGCTACTCCAGGCTTCTAGACGGGCGTTATCAATCTCTTCGGCTGAAGGTGCGGTTCCTAAATGGCTACAGATGCCCCATAAAGAGCGTCGGGGAGTTATGGTAGCTTGAGTGACTTCTTGCGGCGGTTAGAAACCGGGTTTCTTCCCACAGATGTACCCTGGGATGGAGAGGCAACAGAAACCCGGTTTCTTTGCACTTCTCTCGCCAGTCAAGGCAAGGTTGTGTAGATCGGGTACAATGAATTACATAATTGGATGAGTTGTTAATGATAAAAATGCCCATTGAACTTAATGAACAATTAGTTAA
This portion of the Roseofilum capinflatum BLCC-M114 genome encodes:
- a CDS encoding PIN domain-containing protein, with product MLQVIVEVPFNRDIAQTMQSLDRTQVPDLRDRIIAATAVYHNVPLISRDRKIQLSTINTIW